Proteins encoded together in one Candidatus Bathyarchaeota archaeon window:
- the lysS gene encoding lysine--tRNA ligase: MDVEIIGHGTWLDKIAQELLDRERKLERKNEIIRTESGLGASGFPHIGSFSDCARSYGLKLALEEIGTKSEYIAFSDDKDGLRKVPVGLPDSLKKYLGFPVTSIPDPFNCHDSYGDHMSSLLIDAMDRTGIAYKFYSATKAYKAGLFNEQIKTILINADRIGKIIMDELGQEKYVEILPYFPVCENCGRIYTTSAYKFLPDENKILYSCEGMKVHNQWLKGCDHKSELDYRQGDGKLSWKGEFAARWSTLKINFEAYGKDIADSVKVNDRISKEILNYAPPMHVRYEMFLDKGGKKISKSKGNVFTPQVWLDYGSPQSLLLLMFKRIVGTRAISHLDIPKYMDEIDELEEIFFKKKKIKDKKEFAKLNGLYLYSLLLKPPKQLGIHIPYNLLVYLARVAPEKERKKFVIDKLIAYGYFTDSVDKEIDKKINYAINWAKDFGKTEEVKVSLKNAEKDAISDLIDIMEVEDDEEKIQSNIFAIARKNDLSARDFFRTLYLLLLGTQAGPKLGSYIKAMGKESVIISLKKALKKSS; this comes from the coding sequence TTGGCGCTTCAGGATTCCCTCATATCGGTAGCTTCAGTGATTGTGCCAGATCCTATGGATTAAAATTGGCACTTGAAGAGATCGGGACAAAATCAGAATATATTGCATTTTCAGATGATAAAGATGGATTAAGAAAAGTTCCTGTAGGTTTGCCTGATTCTTTAAAGAAATATTTAGGTTTTCCAGTTACATCAATTCCAGATCCCTTTAATTGCCACGATAGTTATGGAGACCATATGAGTTCATTACTAATAGATGCAATGGACAGAACGGGTATTGCGTATAAATTCTATTCAGCTACTAAAGCCTACAAAGCCGGATTGTTCAATGAACAAATTAAAACCATCCTTATTAATGCCGATAGAATTGGCAAAATAATAATGGATGAATTAGGGCAAGAAAAGTATGTCGAAATTCTACCTTATTTCCCTGTTTGTGAAAATTGTGGTAGGATCTATACAACCTCTGCTTACAAATTTCTTCCAGACGAGAACAAGATACTGTACTCTTGTGAGGGAATGAAAGTTCATAATCAATGGTTAAAAGGGTGCGATCACAAGAGTGAATTGGATTATAGGCAGGGTGATGGGAAATTAAGTTGGAAAGGAGAATTTGCTGCCAGATGGAGTACCCTCAAGATAAATTTTGAAGCTTATGGAAAAGATATAGCTGATTCGGTTAAGGTTAATGACAGAATATCAAAAGAAATCCTGAATTATGCGCCTCCTATGCATGTCAGATATGAGATGTTTCTCGATAAAGGAGGAAAGAAAATCTCCAAATCAAAAGGGAACGTATTCACTCCTCAAGTATGGTTGGATTATGGCTCACCTCAATCCCTACTACTTCTGATGTTCAAAAGAATTGTTGGAACTAGAGCAATATCACACTTGGATATTCCTAAGTATATGGATGAAATCGATGAATTAGAAGAAATATTTTTCAAAAAGAAAAAGATCAAGGATAAAAAAGAATTTGCGAAGCTTAATGGTCTGTATCTCTACAGTTTGTTGTTAAAACCTCCTAAACAACTGGGCATTCACATACCTTACAATCTACTTGTTTACTTAGCAAGAGTAGCTCCAGAAAAAGAGAGAAAGAAATTTGTAATTGATAAATTGATAGCTTATGGATACTTTACTGATTCTGTAGATAAGGAAATAGACAAGAAGATAAATTACGCGATAAATTGGGCGAAAGATTTTGGAAAAACTGAAGAGGTTAAAGTTTCCCTAAAAAATGCGGAGAAAGATGCAATTAGTGACCTGATAGACATTATGGAGGTGGAGGACGATGAGGAAAAAATCCAAAGCAATATTTTTGCTATAGCAAGAAAAAATGATTTATCTGCTAGGGATTTTTTCAGAACTCTTTATTTGCTTCTTCTTGGCACACAAGCTGGACCAAAATTAGGATCATATATAAAGGCAATGGGCAAAGAAAGTGTGATTATATCATTGAAAAAAGCTTTGAAAAAATCCAGCTAA